A window from Theobroma cacao cultivar B97-61/B2 chromosome 3, Criollo_cocoa_genome_V2, whole genome shotgun sequence encodes these proteins:
- the LOC108661164 gene encoding uncharacterized protein LOC108661164, producing MFTKSTDGVLRYGTRLYVPDSDGLRREILEEAHRVAYMVHPGATKMYHDLKEVYWWEGLKKDVAEFVSKCLVCQQVKAEHQRPARLLQPLPVPEWQWEHIAMDFVTGLPRTSGGYDLIWSEQMIQTLEDMLRACVIDLGVKWDQYLPLVEYAYNNNFQASIQMAPFEALYGWRCRSPIGWLEVGERKLLEPELVQDTTEKIHTIHQRMLSA from the exons ATGTTTACCAAAAGCACAGATGGAGTATTAAGGTATGGAACTAGACTTTATGTGCCGGATAGTGATggattgaggagagaaatattggaggagGCGCATAGGGTAGCCTACATGGTACATCCGGGAGCTACCAAAATGTACCACGATTTGAAAGAGGTATACtggtgggaaggacttaagaaagatgtagctgagtttgtcTCTAAGTGCCTAGTCTGTCAACAGGTTAAGGCAGAACACCAAAGGCCCGCAAGACTACTACAGCCGTTACCAGTGCCTGAGTGGCAGTGGGAGCATATTGCAATGGATTTTGTAACGGGCTTGCCTCGAACTAGTGGGGGCTATGACTTGATCTGG TCTGAACAGATGATACAGACattggaagatatgttgagggcctGTGTAATAGACCTTGGGGTCAAATGGGATCAATATCTACCTTTAGTGGAGTATGCCTACAACAACAATTTTCAagctagcatccaaatggcaccatttgaagcattatatGGATGGAGGTGCaggtcacccattggatggctagaggtgggagaaaggaaactcttgGAACCTGAGTTAGTGCAGGACACCACCGAGAAAATACACACGATTCATCAAAGGATGTTATCAGCATAA